A genomic segment from Vagococcus zengguangii encodes:
- the ribF gene encoding riboflavin biosynthesis protein RibF translates to MELIEIHHPYDPSAIPSGDVVMTLGFFDGVHRGHQAVIKRAKEEAIKRGLKLAVMTFNQHPSIVFQKIDPKAVRYLTTVEQKAEIMAALGVDYLYVVEFTSAFAGLSPEAFVDEYIVGLNAKVAVAGFDYTYGKKEIAAMEHLPGYAQGRFDVITVDKLSENNLKISSSRIRVYLDEGEMELVNEMLAYDYVTGGIVVHGDARGRTLGFPTANVKTSSAVHLPKDGVYVVEIKVADKWYQGMAQIGHNITFKANRDRTVEVYILDFSQDIYGEQVEVRWLHYLRGEIKFDGIEGLVAQLNEDKQNTGLYFKERGSLA, encoded by the coding sequence ATGGAATTAATTGAAATACATCATCCTTATGACCCTAGCGCAATCCCAAGTGGTGACGTTGTAATGACACTAGGTTTCTTTGATGGCGTACATCGCGGTCATCAAGCTGTCATTAAACGTGCCAAAGAAGAGGCGATTAAACGCGGATTGAAATTGGCAGTAATGACATTTAATCAACATCCGTCAATCGTTTTTCAAAAAATTGATCCTAAGGCAGTGAGATATTTAACGACGGTTGAACAAAAAGCGGAAATCATGGCAGCTTTAGGAGTAGATTATTTATACGTTGTTGAATTTACCTCTGCGTTTGCGGGGCTTTCACCAGAAGCGTTCGTTGATGAGTACATCGTTGGTTTGAATGCCAAAGTTGCGGTTGCAGGTTTTGATTATACATATGGCAAGAAGGAAATTGCCGCGATGGAGCATTTACCAGGTTATGCACAAGGTCGATTTGATGTCATAACTGTTGATAAATTATCAGAAAACAATTTAAAAATTAGTTCATCGCGTATTCGTGTTTATCTTGATGAAGGCGAGATGGAATTGGTAAATGAAATGTTAGCCTATGATTATGTCACAGGTGGTATTGTCGTTCATGGAGATGCTCGAGGTCGTACTTTAGGTTTTCCGACTGCAAACGTAAAAACATCTAGCGCTGTACATTTGCCGAAAGATGGTGTTTATGTGGTGGAGATTAAAGTAGCTGACAAATGGTATCAAGGGATGGCTCAAATTGGTCATAATATTACTTTTAAAGCAAATCGTGATCGAACAGTTGAAGTGTATATTTTAGATTTTAGTCAGGATATATATGGAGAACAAGTTGAAGTGAGATGGCTACATTATTTACGTGGCGAGATAAAATTTGACGGAATTGAAGGTCTTGTTGCACAATTAAATGAAGACAAACAAAATACGGGGCTTTATTTTAAAGAAAGAGGGTCTTTAGCATGA
- the truB gene encoding tRNA pseudouridine(55) synthase TruB has translation MDGIIALWKERGMTSHDCVFKLRKILKMKKIGHGGTLDPDVDGVLPICIGKGTKVIEYLQDNHKIYEGEITLGFSTTTEDASGEVVEQVSLTEPLTTEAIDDAMSQMVGTITQIPPMYSAVKVNGKRLYEYAREGLEVERPIRKAEIFSFERTSEPVFNEVSGTQTWRFKVVCGKGTYVRTLSVDTGTVLGLPAHMSDLTRTASGGLSKENALTLEQISALVEQEDFSFVQPIERAFDASFTCIELNDEQYQLVKNGVFLARHLVNQSTKEEEPLPVFYQGQVVGVYQVHPTKKNMLKPTKIIRNDQ, from the coding sequence GTGGACGGTATTATTGCATTATGGAAAGAACGTGGCATGACCAGTCATGATTGCGTATTTAAACTAAGAAAAATTTTAAAAATGAAAAAAATCGGTCACGGTGGCACCTTGGATCCTGATGTAGACGGTGTTTTACCGATTTGTATTGGTAAAGGAACCAAAGTGATTGAATATTTACAAGATAATCATAAGATATATGAAGGTGAGATTACGTTAGGTTTCTCAACAACAACTGAAGATGCTTCAGGTGAAGTCGTTGAGCAAGTTTCGTTAACTGAACCTTTGACAACGGAAGCTATTGATGATGCGATGAGTCAAATGGTGGGAACGATTACGCAAATACCACCGATGTATTCAGCGGTTAAAGTTAACGGTAAACGTTTATATGAATATGCACGTGAGGGGTTAGAAGTAGAACGCCCTATTAGAAAAGCGGAAATCTTTTCATTTGAGCGAACAAGTGAACCCGTTTTTAATGAAGTATCTGGAACGCAAACATGGCGCTTTAAAGTGGTTTGTGGTAAAGGGACATATGTTCGGACGTTATCGGTTGATACAGGGACTGTTTTGGGGCTACCTGCTCATATGTCCGACTTGACGCGTACAGCTAGTGGTGGCTTGAGTAAAGAAAATGCATTAACGCTAGAGCAGATCAGTGCTTTAGTTGAACAAGAAGATTTTAGTTTTGTTCAACCAATTGAGCGAGCTTTTGACGCATCATTTACTTGCATTGAATTAAACGATGAACAATATCAATTGGTGAAAAACGGGGTCTTTTTAGCACGTCATCTAGTCAATCAATCGACTAAAGAAGAGGAACCGTTACCTGTTTTTTATCAAGGACAAGTCGTCGGGGTTTATCAAGTTCATCCAACCAAAAAAAATATGTTAAAACCAACAAAAATTATTAGAAATGATCAGTAA
- a CDS encoding MFS transporter, with amino-acid sequence MVKKNSMLYLVVFNLFLVFLGVGLVIPALPQLKIEMGFSGTVMGILVSIFAFAQLVVSPISGYMSDRFGRKKLIVFGMLLFAISEVIFGFAQTLPWFYFSRLLGGASAAFIMPSVTAFVTDLTTIEERPKAMGLVSAAISGGFIIGPGVGGALTHFGLRVPFFAAALVAFIGFIVSALILKEPEKHQEVSHKAVEKLDAKTEAFNLLKNPIFSMLFVIIFISSFGLQAFEAIYSVMATENFGFTVGQISVVITIGGIFALIFQLFIFEKLVDIMGELRLIQLTFFSSALFIAFIAFTNRPWVVVASTFVVFLSFDLFRPAVTTYLSKHAGNNQGMINGLNSTFTSVGNIVGPIVAGALFDMHHRSPYFVSALILLITGIISLKLNSKKYQAEG; translated from the coding sequence ATGGTTAAAAAGAATTCAATGTTATACTTGGTTGTCTTCAACCTATTTTTAGTCTTTTTAGGGGTCGGACTTGTGATACCTGCCTTACCACAGCTAAAAATAGAAATGGGCTTCTCAGGGACTGTTATGGGGATTTTAGTTTCAATTTTTGCGTTCGCGCAATTAGTAGTATCGCCAATTTCAGGTTACATGTCAGATAGATTTGGACGTAAAAAATTAATCGTCTTTGGTATGCTGTTATTTGCAATTTCGGAAGTTATTTTTGGCTTCGCGCAAACTTTACCATGGTTTTATTTTTCACGTTTATTAGGAGGCGCTTCAGCGGCCTTCATTATGCCGTCGGTTACAGCGTTTGTGACGGATTTAACAACGATTGAAGAACGTCCAAAAGCGATGGGATTAGTTTCTGCTGCTATTAGTGGTGGTTTTATCATTGGTCCTGGTGTTGGTGGGGCGTTAACTCATTTTGGTTTACGTGTACCGTTTTTTGCCGCAGCGTTAGTGGCTTTTATTGGTTTTATCGTTTCAGCACTTATTTTGAAAGAACCAGAAAAACATCAAGAGGTGTCTCACAAAGCAGTTGAAAAGTTAGACGCAAAAACGGAAGCTTTTAATTTGCTGAAAAATCCTATTTTCAGTATGTTATTTGTTATCATTTTTATCTCTTCATTTGGTTTACAAGCTTTTGAAGCGATATACAGTGTGATGGCCACTGAAAACTTTGGTTTTACAGTTGGACAAATTTCAGTCGTTATTACGATTGGAGGTATTTTTGCCTTAATCTTCCAACTGTTTATCTTTGAAAAATTAGTTGATATTATGGGTGAGTTACGCTTAATTCAATTAACATTCTTTTCAAGTGCATTGTTTATTGCGTTTATAGCATTTACGAATAGACCGTGGGTAGTAGTGGCTTCAACGTTCGTGGTATTCTTGTCATTTGACTTGTTTAGACCAGCTGTAACAACCTATTTATCTAAACATGCTGGCAATAATCAAGGGATGATTAATGGATTGAATTCAACGTTTACAAGTGTGGGTAATATTGTGGGTCCAATTGTAGCAGGAGCATTATTTGATATGCATCACCGCTCGCCTTACTTTGTATCAGCGCTTATTTTGTTAATTACCGGAATTATTTCCTTAAAACTAAACAGTAAGAAATACCAAGCAGAAGGTTAA
- the rbfA gene encoding 30S ribosome-binding factor RbfA, with the protein MANYRSRRVAQEVQKEINDILHKKVRDPRVAGATITEVSVTGDLQQATIYYSTLTDDPKDWEDVQKGFDKASGLMRKELGSRLNIYKTPELFFKRDESVAYGNRIDELIRNMNRQDY; encoded by the coding sequence ATGGCTAATTATCGTTCTCGCCGTGTGGCACAAGAAGTACAAAAAGAAATTAACGATATTTTGCATAAAAAAGTTCGTGATCCTCGAGTTGCGGGTGCAACAATTACCGAAGTATCGGTGACTGGTGATTTACAACAAGCAACCATTTATTACAGCACTTTGACAGATGATCCTAAAGATTGGGAAGACGTCCAAAAAGGTTTTGATAAAGCAAGTGGTTTAATGCGTAAAGAACTAGGGAGCAGATTAAACATCTATAAAACGCCCGAGTTATTCTTTAAACGTGATGAATCTGTCGCTTACGGAAATCGAATTGATGAATTAATTCGAAACATGAATCGTCAGGATTACTAA
- a CDS encoding YlxQ-related RNA-binding protein, whose product MNNKEKILNLLGIAQRAGKIVSGEELVLNDVRSNKMKIVFVATDASDNTKKKLTDKCSYYEVPCILAFSQGELSHAIGKHRMICGVTDAGFAKKLKELIQS is encoded by the coding sequence ATGAATAACAAAGAAAAAATCTTAAATTTATTAGGAATCGCGCAACGTGCAGGTAAAATTGTTTCTGGAGAAGAATTAGTTTTAAATGACGTGCGTTCCAATAAAATGAAAATAGTATTTGTTGCAACTGATGCAAGTGATAATACTAAGAAAAAACTCACTGATAAGTGTTCTTATTATGAAGTCCCTTGTATTCTGGCATTTTCACAAGGAGAATTAAGTCATGCTATTGGAAAACATCGTATGATTTGTGGTGTGACAGATGCAGGGTTCGCTAAGAAGCTTAAGGAGTTAATCCAAAGTTAG
- the rnpM gene encoding RNase P modulator RnpM: protein MKQRKVPLRKCVVSGEMKDKKSMIRIVRSKEGEVSIDPSGKMPGRGAYVSIEPEVAKKAQKNDTLSKILDVKISDEFYQELIDYVTHQKARQELFGK, encoded by the coding sequence ATGAAACAGCGTAAAGTTCCTTTAAGAAAATGCGTCGTCTCAGGTGAGATGAAGGATAAAAAAAGCATGATTAGAATCGTTCGCTCAAAAGAAGGCGAAGTGAGTATCGATCCTTCTGGCAAAATGCCTGGACGTGGTGCTTACGTCTCTATTGAACCTGAAGTAGCAAAAAAAGCTCAAAAAAATGATACGCTATCTAAAATTTTGGACGTAAAAATTTCTGATGAATTTTATCAAGAATTAATAGATTATGTCACTCACCAAAAAGCGAGACAGGAATTGTTTGGAAAATGA
- the rimP gene encoding ribosome maturation factor RimP, translating into MSSVVETVTEVVTPILDQLNFELVDIEFVKEGKNWFLRVYIDKPNGIDIEECAIVSEQLSEKMDSLNPDPIPQAYFLEVSSPGVERPLKKEEDYQNALNEYINISLYSPVEGEKSFDGFLIELNESELTLRVKIKTREKEITFSRKNIAKARMAIQF; encoded by the coding sequence TTGAGTAGTGTAGTGGAAACAGTTACTGAAGTGGTAACACCAATTCTAGATCAATTGAATTTTGAACTTGTAGACATTGAATTTGTAAAAGAAGGTAAAAATTGGTTCTTGCGAGTGTATATCGATAAGCCAAATGGAATTGATATCGAAGAGTGTGCCATTGTAAGTGAGCAACTAAGCGAGAAAATGGATAGTTTAAATCCTGATCCAATTCCTCAAGCGTATTTCTTAGAGGTGTCTTCACCTGGTGTGGAAAGACCGTTGAAAAAAGAAGAAGATTACCAAAATGCGTTAAATGAATACATCAATATTTCTTTATACTCACCTGTTGAAGGCGAGAAATCATTTGATGGCTTCTTAATTGAGTTAAACGAATCAGAGTTAACATTACGAGTGAAAATTAAAACACGTGAGAAAGAAATAACTTTCTCAAGAAAAAATATCGCCAAAGCAAGAATGGCAATTCAATTTTAA